CTTTCTTTATGGAGTAATAATGGgaacaaaatgatcaaacacaACACTTCAGGACTCTGCCCTTTGTACGCTACCACAGTGTGTAGATGCAGAACTTCCCAGGACTTTTGAGCTTTTCAGTGACAGAAGGACTCATGGcctaaaaactaaaaccacAACAAAGGCCAGCTGACAGAAAACTAATGACCTGAACCACAAGACAGGAGAATGCGTTGCCTCAGATTGAAAGTCCAAACAAAGACTGTATACAATAAAGGTCATTGTGTACACAGGTTGTTCTCATGGATGCTCGAGGTTCTCATGGACCTGCTGTGTCACGGTTGACTGAGGGTATGAGAGGACATTTTATCCTCCGCCTACTATGTCCATTTTGAAAGTACATGATTCTGATACCTGGCTGGGTGTGgatgaatgtatgaatgaagAACTGTCCTCAATTCTGACCACAAATTTCCCTATTATGTAGCTCTGCTTACATACTTTACTGTGCCACCTTTGTTCCAGTTATAGAACAGACGGCTCTATCCCACATTAAGCAAATGCTAACAAAAAGCAGCTTAATACATCTGGATTTAAGAGGGTTAGAGATTTTCATATGTAACTTTGGTTTGCAGCAGCACACGCAATCCGATGTCTGTTACCTGAGAGCATGATGTAGGATGTGCAATGGCTGAAGGCGAGACATACCTGCTTGCCGTCAATTGTGTAGATCCTCTTGACCACGCCGCTTTCAAGTTTAATGGCCTCTGTGATGTCGGTGAGCACCTGCTCAAAGGAGTGTGCAGTTTTCTTATTGAGCAGGACACGCACAGCCTTGCGTGGCTTGACGCCGCTGCGCATCACCGTCACTAGCTTGGGTCGAATAAAGTCCTTGCCCTCTCTGGCATCGCCGGCGGCCTTGGCGGCCAAGGACTGCATGTTCTTCTGGCTCGCTGAGGCCTTTACATTCACGGACCAGTTGGGGTTCACGTTCTTTGTGTAGTCGACCTTCTTGTAGAAGTTCTCTGATGCACAAACATAGCTTTCCCCTGTGGGAGCAAAGAGAAATTGGGTTAGTGGGTTGCAACACACTCAGCTATTCAACATTGACACCTGAGACTCCCAGAGGCGTCCACTCAGAAACATTTGAACCTCCAGGAACTCAAATTGTGAGATGTCAAGACCAGTGGGGGAATCTCTGACATCAAGCTAATgtcataacaaaaaataattttactttgtttaagaaaatattgcagATGGTGTCAATAAAAACCTTTCGCAGGCTTTGTGTGACCAGACTGGTTCTGGAGAGACATGTTGCTATTGagtttttctaaatgttattcTTGATCCTTGAATCAGCACAACCTAAATGCCATTCATCCCCATCGTATTAAGTGCACGGCAGGAGTCTCGGGATTGGATGTCTGAACACAAAAACTACAGTATCTGGTTGGTTACATTCCACTGGGATGGCTgggaaatgtgtttctgtgatttgaaaaaaaaattggtttgcttAAGAATATTACAAAATCCTTTTGAGACAGGAAACAAAATGggatttaatgttaatgtttcgACTGTTTTGAGTGCACTGTGTATATACAATGAgagcttttaattaaaaaaggaatttgAAATGATGGAACAGATACCCTGTTATTGTGTGAACTATGCTGTAGCATGCACTTGCAAGTCTTTGTCTggtgttaaagaaaaaacaagtttaaactTCTCCCTTGAGACCACAGCTCAGATcagtcaaacaatacctgcATTACAGCACGCACTGGCAGTAATCGCAATACAGTAGAGAGACATCTTCACTTTATAAAGAATGCATTCCTTGGCTTGAATTATATCAGCCATCCTTCAAGATGAAGCCTGTCGTAAGACTGACCAACCTCTTTGTTGGACAGTATTTAGTCATATAGGGTCTAAGCAATCTTTGTGACCATTTTTCAATAGAAAAACTAAGAATTAAATATTCTACAGCCTCATCACAAATGTACTTATCCTAAATTGGGCCATCTTCATCCAATTCTCTAAATAATCTTCCCTCTTCATCGCCATTAATCGACTTCCAGCCTTTACAGCAGATTGTGCCATTCTCTCTCAGACAGGGAGGGGAGTTAAAGTAGAGGCAAAATGCAGCAGggtgagagagatggagaaagagaaatTTGGACAAAAGGGGGGATCCAGAAGGCGACAATTAGGCCAAATGTGGAGAAATTATGGCAAAGACAAAGGCACAGAACAGGATTACACAGTGCAGAGAGATTGAGCAATTAATTATAACCCGCAAGAGGAAGCACAATAAAATGCCCCCCCTACAACCACCACCCACAGTGCTTACTGTACTGCCCCTTCTTTGCTgcactcagcacacacacacacacacatgcagaaaagCACATAGAGGCACACACATGCTCCTATCTTTCCTAAGCAGCTCAAGAAGCAGAGATGATCATCTTATTCTGAACAAAATAAGCCGCAGTTTATCTTTAGCTTTACCCCAGGTTCACTCCATCCATCTCGTCCGATTTCTTCAGAATGATCTCACAAAGTGGATCAGGACTTCGATCATTTAACCAGGTCCTATCAGTTATTCTTGAGCAGCATCTGATTGTTGattgaaaatgtatgtttttgggCAAACTGAAATATGACTTTCCCCAAGCAGGCCATTGCATGGATCATCTTGTCTGGTGCCATGCAAAGACTTTATTCAATGAGCAAAAACGGATTTTAAATCATCTTTGGCAACTTTCACGACATGAATCTGTAAGCACATTAATCGCCTCTTACCAGCCTCCTGATGCCAAGTATAAACTACCACAAActcattttttcttcatctaTCAGACAACTGATCTGTAACAGCATGAAATACGTCATTTTGTAAAGTACCTGGACTGCTGAAAAATCCTGTTTTCaccataaattaaaatacaaaaagctgCAGTTTTAACTGGGATTTTCACGCACTGTTCCTCTGGATGCTGATGGAGACGTTTGACAATGAAAACTTGCTCCCAGATTGTGACTGGAGGTTTCTTTAGTGAATTAGACGCTAACGCTGTCTGTTAATGAACCATTTATCCCATGCTGAGCTGTAGAGAGCTGACTTTACAGCTCAGTATGAACCCCTGCGAGAGTCTAAAGCTTTACACTCAAAATACTGAGAACACGGAGTCTAATTAAGACCAAGCGAGAGGACCTGAGGACCTTAGTCTTATAAGCAGGTTCAAGAAGTCTTTTCAGAGGAGAGACCCATAAATTTGAGTGACAGATTGTGTCACTGTTTTGTGATTGAGGCTGTTTAGTTCAAGTGAGGCaagatttctctgtttttactatattcacatttacatttccctaaatttgttttgtctttgagaGAAAATCCCACTAACATTGTGCAAACAATTGAAAAATGTGGACCAAGTCACTTGATTGCCCCAAGTAACCCTTGAGATTAGAAGCCAATACATCACATGAAGAGATTACAGGAGTCTCGACCAAAAAGATAAGACTTCTAATCTCAGAACTGGAAAAGCTGTGCTTCTAAATCTTCTCAGCGCAGAAACTGACTTGAAACTGCAGATCATCTCTAACATGGCAGCCTACAATGTCTCAATTTGGACTCGGTACAGCAGCTCTACTCAAGATGCATTCAATCAGATATTACTGCTTACCTTCCTCTAGCTCATCCATTGAGCTGATCTTGCGTGAGCCATCGATAGTGAAGATGAAGCGGACACCTTGTGGCAAGTTGATGTGGTCAGAGAGTGAACGTGTGAGGTCAGCCAGGAGCGAGTCAAAGGTGCGAAACCGGTCGTTGGCCACAGCGTACACAATGCCCTTGAAGTAGCGGTCTCCGTTGCGGTAGAAGCGCACCTTTTTGGCTTTCTTCTCGTTGGTGAGGGCCTGCAGAGTGCGCGTGCGGTAGAAGCTGCAGTGGGCGCTGTGGGTAGGGCTGGGGAGTCCATTCAGGCGCCCACCCCGCGGGGTGCGGGATGCCTTGTCTCGCTCGTCAAAATGTCCAAAGTCTAGCTCCATGATGACTGAAAGTTGAGATGGTTGTGACAGATGTGTGGTGGTGATGACCAGCTCCGGAGAGTCTGGAGAAAAGAAGGGAAACAATGTAGGTCAACAAATGTTTAACAGACTAAACTAATGCGAAAAATaacttgaataaataatttCGATTTACTATTTTGGCTTGATCCGAAAACACGGCCCAGATATAGAAATGCACTGTGCTGACTTTTTAATGTTCCAATACCGATACCCTGCATTTGGACATTGGTTGAATTAACAAGCTGTGTGAAGCTTTTTGAAAGTGACTGTTCTTTAATGTGTGAGGAAATATCAAGCTTGACTTAAAAATGCCAACCCTATAAAACTAAATgtaacacataaatatatatatagatataaatttGAGATACCTTCCCTAATCTGTGCTGTTTACTGATTCGCTGCTGACGCATGACGCAGaacatgcatgtgtgaacaGACATAAACATAGAACTGAAATGATTTGAATAGATTAGCCCTTGTCACCAACCCCAGATCCAGCTATTTGAGTCAGTATCAGCCTGATATACGATATGGAAGCGGTGCATCCTCAGAAAACCAGGAATAAAGTGACCAATTAGCTACCATATTAGATTGCCCCTATTAATATAATATCCCCTTGGTATATTGTGATCTTTTCCGATGTCAGTCACCAAAAAATATTTCCCACAATGGATGACTGACGTATAACATAAAGTGAGTCAAACTATACCCCATTTTACAATCAATTtaacaaaatctgaatttgGTTCTAAACTCTGTTAATAATCACTATGAGTTTATAGTACAGacatacatttgcatttaacTTTGCACTATAAATTTGTAATGATGCTAATGGTTTCATCTGCATTCAGGTGGACAGTAAATGAAAGCACTAGTCATTTTAAGTGAGACGTAAAGACTGGTTTTGAATACTGGTCTTTAGGCTCCAGCCAAATGTGTCCTTATTGAAACACATCCTGACCACTTCAAAGAACATTGTGTACTTATATGTGGCTTCATTCTTTAGCTTGTGATACCTgcactgtcaaaaaaatatataaatcaccTTCAGTGCATGGGTAGAGTCCATGAAATACAACTGTGTTGAATATTATACCATCTCAATCCGTTATAGTTATCATAATATACactcaaaatgtaattttagagATGATCCAATGGGTGCTGCACCTGTTGTAGATTTACTACCCCGTGGCACAAGGCAGTGGTATTTTTTTATAAGGAGTTCTGATAAATCAGACAAATGctcttaatttcatttttaaatcacttttcacTCAATGCGGGatttaaataatgtatattttgtcAGGTAGGAAAAATAGGATTATACATGCATAGAGATTAAGATGGCTGACTGACTACATGGTGTAGATTAAATAGATTCTCCACTGGTGACGACTTGATTAACAAATCACAATCCATTGTTAGGCtgtaatttatcaaaaatgaaaagacactgtcttttaaaatgtggatTTACTGTTAGCTAGAATACATTCATAAAGGGTTTGTATTCACACTGCTGTGAAGCAAGTTCATGaattaacatgttattttttgcttagAGTAAAATTACAATCCAACATCTGCTCTGGCTAAACTGCTGTGTAAGACATGTGGCACATATGATATGTCTGTAATCCGCCTACATACACCTGTGACCAGTCGTCTATCTTACCCAGATGAATCAGCACCTGGCCCACGGCCAACTAATACAGTTCAAGGGTATGGTTCCAAAATTTTTCTTTGATCAGTTAATAATGTGCTTATTGTTGGTTTAGACATCCGCCCCTACATTTCCGAAACTGACAGATGATCATAAGACAATATTGTTTAACAAGTGTTGTTTCAGAGAGTTAATATGCTGCCTTAAATTGTTTCCTATGTAATGAAAATGTACTTAGCGAAACATGAGGCAAAGCTACATCAGACATCAAAGTCTTGTGATACGTACATACATTGGTACATCTGTTTAGTAGAAATAATGGATTTTCAGAGTGGTGTTTAATATTTAAGTGGATTAAGTGTTACAGTAAGTCCTATCAGTGCATTTCTACGAAATGTTTGTCAAGTTTCACCACATTAAGACTGAATTTGGATCTTTCATCATTTGAAGGAAAAATGTTAATTCTGGTTTTGTCTGGAAATAGTGTGGATTTGCATTTAACAGATTCATTTCTTCCTGCTTCCCAAAAATTATGCAAAGGATGCATCTGTTCAGGCAACAGACAATAAACGACTCATTCTACTGTATGGGGATGGTCTGGCAAAAGGCCGGAGCAGCTTCTCTATTTAAAGACTGGTCTCTTCCTGTTAACCTACCACCTGATGACCACAGCTCAGTccacaaaagtcacacaaagtCATTGAAGCATACCAATCAAAGTGAATGCTGATACACACCCATTAAAACACTCACACCCACCCACATTAAAGAGGACGTTTAGAACCAAGCTGCATTGACactcattttcaaaatactgttcttaaaaaaaaccttctaaAGTGTAATTAgattatcttttaaatattgtatgttCACCTTTTTAGTTTGTTAGAGTAGTCTTGCCCTAAGAAATTGAAAATCTCGATATCCACAAATTCACAAGTAGAATAAAACTCTCAGAATAGGATAAAGATGTCACAATCAGGTCTTTAGGATGTTTAAGtcacttttttcctccttgATGAAGTTTCAGACCAAACgccataatttgacattttctcttATGGAAATAATTCatcaattttgcttttttttttcaatccaaaaaactagagtgctaaaactcaaatttgtgatgtcatatgGTATAAAGTGTGGAACTCCTCCGCAAATAAAGATGTTacagatgacactgagagcacccagGGGCATGTTCTGAttatatgggtacattttctgtttcaaaactgtgggtccacaaaatcaggctcccattcattgtctatggagcagctccagacctgatcccaatgacatcacaagtttagGAACACTTGGtctctggctttgagagagaggagctaatgttcacaaatataaaaacaaatattgattCAACTTCCCTAGGCGTGTgaataacatattggaattcttCATTTAGATGATGTACCCTTTAAAGATGGgcaattttatcatttttggacTTTGAGTGAAATTctatcataaaaatatttactcgcaatattgtattattgttttacaaaattcTGAGACCTTCTTGTTTCACAAGTGTTACGAGTTTTACCTGATGTATACATAACTGCAGAACAATTTGCTGCTTTGAAAAACTGGAATGATTGAActgaaaattaatctgcaactattttttaaagattaataattttagtcttttttctgtaaaaagggTCAACTTGAAACTCTCATTTCAGCTTCTCCAATGTGAAGTTTTGTGAGGATCAATGTAATATCTTTGAGGCTCGGACTGTTGATCAGACAGACAAGACATTTGATGTCACCGTGGAcacttttcactattttttgacattttatcaacAAATCAACTAGGAAAAAAAGTCTTCGGTGGAACTGAGAAggaatattattatttgttggaGTTAAATATCATActgttattatattttgatattgaCCTCACAGTTCTACTTCTAAATGAACATCTAACATATtacagagttttaaaaaaatctccttgAAATCTTCTTTCATCACTTTGATTCCATACATTTGAACTAATGTCTAATAATGCTCCTTTGCTCTAAGGATACCCTTCATTGTCCACCATGTTTTAATGCCAATCATGGTGAACATAAAGATACAGTACTGTTTAGAGGACCACATTGACCAACAGACGCCATTAAAATAGAACAGAAGGAAACATGCTGTCGCCACCCATCCATGTGGCGGGGCCCTCCAATCCCCTGCTAACCCCTGTGCTGTGCTGGGTTTTATGACAGGCACGTTGATAATGGGAGGGGACTTCTGGATTCTCCTCAGCTGACAAAGGCCAGGTTTCAAGCCCATCTGCCGCACTAATGGGCAGAGCTAACAGTGACCCTTCCCCAGTGGAGCATCAACTAGGACAGTCCATTGTCTCAAACAGGGTGCATTGGCTTCAGAGTGACATCAccatcactgctgctgctgctcctgctggaGGAGCAGCCGGCTCAGCCTCCAGCAGGAGTACACAAAGTACATCAATAATGGGACTCTATCAAAGCTTTTCTATACATGACATcattattatgtctttatggtTGATTGATACAGTACAGTCTTTTTATCAAAAGCTGAATAAAAACCACCACAGCAACATgagtacccccccccccccccccccattaatGCATGGTCTGAGCAATGCAGCAACATTTTGTGGTAtcactgacatttttggctGGTTCTGACAGTGCTCCCGGCTgagccacccacacacacacaccagtgacTACACACTCCTACCAAACCAGCAACCACATTATGACTCTCCAGTC
This genomic window from Plectropomus leopardus isolate mb chromosome 13, YSFRI_Pleo_2.0, whole genome shotgun sequence contains:
- the LOC121952897 gene encoding neuronal migration protein doublecortin-like, translated to MELDFGHFDERDKASRTPRGGRLNGLPSPTHSAHCSFYRTRTLQALTNEKKAKKVRFYRNGDRYFKGIVYAVANDRFRTFDSLLADLTRSLSDHINLPQGVRFIFTIDGSRKISSMDELEEGESYVCASENFYKKVDYTKNVNPNWSVNVKASASQKNMQSLAAKAAGDAREGKDFIRPKLVTVMRSGVKPRKAVRVLLNKKTAHSFEQVLTDITEAIKLESGVVKRIYTIDGKQVTCLQDFFGDDDVFIACGPEKFRYAQDDFSLDENECRVMKGAKGQRGSVKSPGPIRRIKSPAESTNGTGSSSQLSTPISKHSPTSTPNSPGINNKQKDLYLPLSLDDDDSLGESM